A single genomic interval of Oceanithermus profundus DSM 14977 harbors:
- a CDS encoding ABC transporter ATP-binding protein, producing MVDVWALKAEGLTFRYAELELFEGLDLELEPGAVRAVLGPSGSGKTTLVHLLAGILPLPSGRLWWGEVEVSRRSEEELARLRRDRVGLVFQHHYLLDELTALENVLVPGMIAGRPDPERARRLIERVGLAGHAHQRPDTLSGGERQRVAVARALYPRPRVVLADEPTGALDRANARKVKDLLLELAEENGAAVLLATHDEALVEGLPAWRLEDGRLVDG from the coding sequence ATGGTGGACGTGTGGGCGCTCAAAGCCGAGGGGCTGACCTTTCGCTACGCCGAGCTCGAGCTTTTCGAGGGCCTCGACCTGGAACTGGAGCCGGGCGCGGTGCGGGCGGTTCTGGGGCCCAGCGGCTCCGGCAAGACGACGCTGGTGCACCTGCTCGCGGGCATCCTGCCCCTGCCGTCGGGGCGGTTGTGGTGGGGCGAGGTCGAGGTCAGCCGGCGCAGCGAGGAGGAGCTGGCACGGCTGCGGCGGGACCGGGTGGGCCTGGTCTTCCAGCACCACTACCTGCTGGACGAGCTCACCGCCCTGGAGAACGTGCTGGTGCCCGGCATGATCGCCGGCCGGCCCGACCCCGAACGGGCGCGGCGCCTGATCGAACGGGTCGGCCTGGCGGGGCACGCCCACCAGCGGCCCGACACCCTCTCGGGCGGTGAGCGGCAACGGGTGGCCGTGGCCCGGGCCCTCTACCCACGGCCGCGGGTCGTCCTCGCCGACGAACCCACCGGCGCCCTCGACCGCGCCAACGCCCGCAAGGTCAAGGACCTGTTGCTCGAGCTGGCCGAAGAAAACGGGGCCGCCGTGCTGCTGGCGACCCACGACGAGGCCCTGGTGGAGGGGCTGCCGGCCTGGCGCCTCGAAGACGGGCGCCTGGTGGATGGCTAG